In a single window of the Zea mays cultivar B73 chromosome 5, Zm-B73-REFERENCE-NAM-5.0, whole genome shotgun sequence genome:
- the LOC542385 gene encoding histone H1 — MATDVAETPAPLVDAAPEAPADAPAAPAADAKPAKAKKATAPKKRASPTHPPYAEMVSEAITSLKERTGSSSYAIAKFVEDKHKDKLPPNFRKLLNVQLKKLVAGGKLTKVKNSYKLSSAATKPNPKPKAAPKKPKTGAKKPKAAAKTKAKTPAKAKPATKPKPAAKPKAVVKPKTPAKPKAKPAAKAKPKTAGAKPKPLAKKAGRPAKAAKTSAKDTPGKKAPVAKKSAAAAKKAPAKKAAPSKKAATPVRKAPSRKAKK; from the exons ATGGCGACCGACGTGGCTGAGACTCCCGCGCCGTTGGTGGATGCGGCCCCAGAGGCGCCCGCCGACGCCCCGGCGGCGCCTGCTGCCGACGCGAAGCCGGCCAAGGCCAAGAAGGCCACCGCGCCGAAGAAGCGCGCCAGCCCGACCCACCCGCCGTACGCCGAG ATGGTCTCGGAGGCGATCACGTCGCTCAAGGAGAGGACGGGGTCCAGCAGCTATGCGATTGCCAAGTTCGTGGAGGACAAGCACAAGGACAAGCTCCCGCCCAACTTCCGCAAGCTTCTGAACGTTCAGCTCAAGAAGCTCGTCGCCGGCGGCAAGCTGACCAAGGTGAAGAACTCGTACAAGCTGTCGTCCGCCGCCACCAAGCCGAATCCCAAGCCCAAGGCCGCCCCGAAGAAGCCCAAGACCGGCGCTAAGAAGCCCAAGGCCGCTGCCAAGACCAAAGCTAAGACCCCCGCCAAGGCGAAGCCCGCCACAAAGCCCAAGCCCGCCGCGAAGCCGAAAGCCGTAGTGAAGCCGAAGACACCCGCCAAGCCCAAGGCCAAGCCAGCTGCCAAGGCGAAGCCCAAGACCGCCGGCGCTAAGCCGAAGCCACTTGCTAAGAAAGCCGGCCGCCCCGCCAAGGCGGCGAAGACGTCGGCCAAGGACACGCCAGGGAAGAAGGCGCCGGTGGCCAAGAAGTCCGCTGCTGCCGCGAAGAAGGCCCCTGCCAAGAAGGCCGCTCCCTCGAAGAAGGCGGCGACCCCGGTGCGGAAAGCGCCGTCCCGTAAGGCCAAGAAGTAA
- the LOC111589280 gene encoding COPII coat assembly protein sec16-like, whose product MVDENTRMHPLALWQQISRAQRVCHRKEGVRPDAAPPSTTPPISRASHARSIPATSPAWSKPGDLHSLVPPPATTARSRALPLTQSRRTPSPSPIFQPPPHAAICASFIAKVSVALEDGSTPKPLAPVVPPLPPHDSRSWPTTEIAAENPLTRPFAAVLSKTRSPSSPLPSSPVPRPRFQIYARCGRVVASSAWPRASSSSPTPLEHRCHHRGSQSWWASHSSVVALNAASPSSSNHSSSPTSPAADESTISSNLMALGDSATTSSVAKLSISGADLTVLLHSCLSCNQRLKQPPLRPCFAPAHAIGRSLGLHRHRCHDDPSCPRALLVVLFPVLSHPWVHAFVSLIMFPCFLVPHMVHARRLIQCSCLSDAIGGRGGG is encoded by the exons ATGGTGGATGAGAACACACGGATGCATCCATTGGCACTCTGGCAGCAGATATCTAGGGCTCAGCGCGTGTGTC ACCGTAAGGAGGGCGTCCGCCCTGACGCGGCTCCGCCCTCCACCACCCCGCCAATCTCGCGGGCGAGCCACGCCCGCTCCATCCCAGCAACGTCACCAGCGTGGTCCAAGCCCGGAGATCTGCACTCCCTCGTGCCCCCGCCTGCCACCACCGCCCGGTCCCGTGCCCTCCCTCTCACACAATCGAGACGAACGCCATCTCCGTCGCCCATCTTCCAACCTCCTCCCCACGCCGCCATTTGTGCCTCCTTCATCGCTAAGGTCAGTGTCGCCCTAGAAGATGGGTCCACGCCTAAACCGCTCGCCCCCGTCGTGCCCCCGCTCCCCCCACATGATTCTCGATCCTGGCCCACGACCGAGATCGCCGCCGAGAACCCCCTGACGAGACCGTTTGCAGCCGTCCTCTCCAAGACGAGATCGCCGTCGAGCCCCCTCCCCTCGAGCCCCGTACCCCGCCCAAGATTCCAGATCTACGCCCGATGTGGGCGTGTGGTTGCGTCGAGCGCGTGGCCGCGAGCCTCTTCGTCGTCCCCCACGCCGTTGGAACACCGCTGTCATCATCGGGGGTCACAGTCGTGGTGGGCCTCGCACTCATCTGTCGTCGCCCTCAACGCCGCATCGCCCTCTTCATCGAACCATAGCTCTTCGCCTACATCTCCGGCAGCAGATGAGTCCACCATCTCCTCAAATCTGATGGCCCTCGGCGACAGCGCCACCACGTCGTCGGTGGCCAAGCTCTCCATCTCCGGCGCGGACCTCACGGTGCTTCTACATAGTTGCCTCAGCTGCAACCAGCGACTGAAACAACCTCCTCTTCGACCATGCTTCGCACCTGCCCACGCCATCGGTCGCTCTCTCGGACTACACCGACACCGATGCCACGACGACCCCTCCTGCCCTCGTGCTCTCCTCGTCGTCCTCTTCCCGGTGCTTTCGCACCCATGGGTGCATGCATTCGTCTCTCTCATCATGTTCCCATGCTTTTTAGTTCCTCACATGGTTCATGCCCGTCGATTGATTCAATGTTCTTGTCTCTCTGATGCCATAGGAGGACGAGGAGGTGGCTGA